Within Deltaproteobacteria bacterium, the genomic segment ACTCCTGCAGTCTCAGGCAGAGCAAAACGGCATGATATACGGTGAGGGTGTTCTGGAGACACTGCCAGATGGTTTTGGCTTTCTTCGGGCACCTGATTATAATTATCTTCCGGGACCCGATGATATATATGTTTCGCCATCACAGATAAGAAGATTTAGTATGAGGACAGGTGATATTGTTTCAGGACAGATAAGACCTCCGAAAGAGGGTGAGCGATATTTTGCCCTTCTAAAGGTAGAAAAGGTAAACTATGAAGACCCTGAGATTGCCCGCGAAAAGATATTATTTGATAACCTAACGCCTTTATATCCGCAGGATAAGATAAAACTTGAAGTGCCTCCAAAAAGTGATTTATCTATGCGCATAATGGATATGTTCACACCGCTTGGCATGGGACAGAGGGGGCTTATTGTCTCTCCTCCAAGGGCAGGTAAAACTGTGCTGTTACAGAAGATTGCAAACAGCATAACAAAAAATCATCCTGAAATAGTCCTGATAGTGCTCTTGATTGATGAAAGACCTGAAGAGGTTACAGATATGCAACGTTCAGTCAAAGGCGAGGTAATATCCTCTACATTTGATGAACCAGCCCAGAGACATATACAGGTTGCAGAAATGGTTATTGAGAAGGCAAAGAGACTTGTAGAACACCAAAGGGATGTAGTGATACTTCTGGATTCCATTACAAGACTCGCAAGGGCCTACAATACAGTTGTCCCGCCCAGTGGAAAGGTTCTTTCAGGAGGTGTTGATTCAAACGCACTCCACAAACCAAAGAGATTTTTTGGCGCTGCAAGAAATATTGAAGAAGGCGGGAGTCTGACAATCCTTGCGACAGCGCTTGTTGAAACAGGCAGCCGTATGGATGAAGTAATATTTGAAGAATTTAAAGGCACAGGAAATATGGAGATTGTCCTTGACAGAAAACTTGCTGACAGGAGGATATTCCCTGCTATAGATTTAAACCGTTCTGGCACAAGAAAAGAGGAACTTCTCTTGGCAAAAGAAGAACTTAACCGTATCTGGATACTTCGCAAAGTCCTGCAGCCATTAAACCCTGTGGAGAGCATGGAGTTTCTTCTGGAGAAGATACAGAATACTGATTCAAATAAGAGTTTTTTAAATTCAATGAGTAAGTAGGGACAAGAACTTTAGCCCGCATTAGCCCGCAACTATCTGCCTTTATCAGAGACAAGGGGAACCATCTTATCTTTAAAATTGATGTCAAGAATACCGAATCTGTTTTAGGAATGACATATGGTGGGTAA encodes:
- the rho gene encoding transcription termination factor Rho; protein product: MNLKELKEKKISDLTTLAKQYSIEGATSMRRQDLIFALLQSQAEQNGMIYGEGVLETLPDGFGFLRAPDYNYLPGPDDIYVSPSQIRRFSMRTGDIVSGQIRPPKEGERYFALLKVEKVNYEDPEIAREKILFDNLTPLYPQDKIKLEVPPKSDLSMRIMDMFTPLGMGQRGLIVSPPRAGKTVLLQKIANSITKNHPEIVLIVLLIDERPEEVTDMQRSVKGEVISSTFDEPAQRHIQVAEMVIEKAKRLVEHQRDVVILLDSITRLARAYNTVVPPSGKVLSGGVDSNALHKPKRFFGAARNIEEGGSLTILATALVETGSRMDEVIFEEFKGTGNMEIVLDRKLADRRIFPAIDLNRSGTRKEELLLAKEELNRIWILRKVLQPLNPVESMEFLLEKIQNTDSNKSFLNSMSK